A window of Rhodococcus sp. SGAir0479 contains these coding sequences:
- a CDS encoding acyltransferase family protein — protein sequence MELTGADLLRTVAVLAVVYSHISFYLIDDLGSGWWMIDGVYAVFVEGLGLNQHLSFVGVAIFMTLTGALITRSAIRHHPGRFLLDRVGRLLPAFWVAIAAAILLVRLGINGMFSGQPGISDSEAALSFVLGGFFLKPEVAVLGVTWTLVVQVLFYLYCVALRPVLRTRPIAVPLVGAALCALVLLYNLYVPQPYTVPMLSKVAATLPTVFLGQLIYLGAARLVNWRWLTVGVLAQLELVRLATEIHVYWAGDRYLWTIAVVTALVLVLGRYRGRPTRWSVVRWTATRSYAIYLVHTLILYRVYENTVGSLGRTGAVLVFLAVTAAVSELLYRGVEVPAARWIAGRTRSIGRSGSSHDAPAARGAPGTSDTPDVPAVPEAVESPSSRTVDGPDRA from the coding sequence GTGGAGTTGACCGGCGCCGATCTGCTGCGCACCGTCGCGGTTCTCGCCGTCGTCTACTCGCACATCTCGTTTTATCTGATCGACGACCTCGGTTCCGGCTGGTGGATGATCGACGGCGTCTACGCGGTGTTCGTCGAAGGCCTCGGTCTCAATCAGCACCTCTCGTTCGTCGGTGTCGCCATCTTCATGACGCTCACGGGCGCGCTCATCACCCGGTCGGCGATCCGGCACCACCCGGGCCGGTTCCTGCTCGACCGGGTGGGGCGGCTGTTGCCGGCGTTCTGGGTCGCGATCGCGGCGGCCATCCTGCTGGTCCGTCTCGGCATCAACGGCATGTTCAGCGGGCAGCCCGGCATTTCCGACTCCGAGGCGGCGCTCAGCTTCGTGCTCGGGGGCTTCTTCCTCAAACCCGAGGTCGCGGTCCTCGGAGTGACGTGGACACTCGTCGTCCAGGTCCTCTTCTATCTGTACTGCGTCGCGCTGCGCCCGGTCCTGCGCACCCGGCCCATCGCCGTCCCGCTCGTGGGCGCCGCGCTGTGCGCACTCGTGCTCCTCTACAACCTGTACGTCCCGCAGCCGTACACCGTGCCGATGCTCTCGAAGGTCGCGGCGACGCTCCCGACCGTCTTCCTGGGGCAGCTCATCTACCTCGGGGCGGCGCGGCTGGTGAACTGGCGCTGGCTGACCGTCGGCGTCCTCGCGCAGCTCGAACTGGTCCGGCTGGCCACGGAGATCCACGTCTACTGGGCGGGTGACCGCTACCTGTGGACCATCGCGGTCGTCACGGCGCTGGTCCTCGTGCTGGGCCGCTACCGCGGCCGGCCCACCCGGTGGTCCGTGGTCCGGTGGACCGCGACGCGCAGCTACGCGATCTACCTGGTGCACACGCTGATCCTCTACCGGGTCTACGAGAACACCGTGGGATCGCTGGGCCGGACCGGCGCGGTGCTGGTCTTCCTCGCGGTCACCGCCGCCGTGTCGGAGCTGCTCTACCGGGGTGTCGAGGTGCCCGCCGCCCGCTGGATCGCCGGACGCACTCGGAGCATCGGCCGGTCAGGGTCGTCCCACGACGCGCCCGCGGCCCGCGGGGCTCCTGGAACCTCGGACACTCCGGACGTCCCCGCCGTACCCGAGGCCGTGGAGTCGCCGAGCTCGCGGACGGTGGACGGGCCGGACCGCGCGTAG
- the msrA gene encoding peptide-methionine (S)-S-oxide reductase MsrA, whose amino-acid sequence MSWFDDIFEGSLSRTKSVMVTPDQALPGRETPVPVPATHYVNGHPLQPPFPDGMQTVVLGMGCFWGAEKEFWQLDGVYSTAAGYAGGYTPNPTYEEVCSGRTGHTEVVLVVFDPDVISYEGVLKQFWENHDPTQGMRQGNDHGTQYRSVIYTGSDEQQSIAQATAQAYGQRLAAAGYGAVTTEIEPLKTFYYAEDYHQQYLAKNPGGYCPVHATGVSCPVGLGA is encoded by the coding sequence ATGTCTTGGTTCGATGACATCTTCGAAGGCAGTCTCTCACGCACGAAGTCGGTGATGGTGACGCCGGATCAGGCCCTGCCGGGCCGGGAGACGCCCGTGCCGGTGCCTGCAACGCACTACGTCAACGGGCACCCGTTGCAGCCGCCCTTCCCCGACGGCATGCAGACGGTCGTGCTGGGCATGGGCTGTTTCTGGGGCGCGGAGAAGGAGTTCTGGCAGCTCGACGGCGTCTACTCGACCGCCGCCGGGTACGCGGGTGGTTACACCCCCAATCCGACGTACGAGGAGGTCTGCTCGGGCCGTACCGGTCACACCGAGGTGGTGCTGGTCGTCTTCGACCCCGACGTCATCTCGTACGAGGGCGTTCTCAAGCAGTTCTGGGAGAACCACGACCCCACCCAGGGGATGCGGCAGGGCAACGACCACGGCACCCAGTACCGCTCGGTGATCTACACCGGATCGGACGAGCAGCAGTCGATCGCGCAGGCGACCGCGCAGGCCTACGGCCAGCGGCTCGCCGCCGCGGGCTACGGGGCCGTCACCACCGAGATCGAGCCACTGAAGACGTTCTACTACGCCGAGGACTACCACCAGCAGTACCTCGCCAAGAACCCCGGCGGCTACTGCCCTGTCCATGCGACGGGCGTGAGCTGCCCGGTGGGGTTGGGCGCCTGA
- a CDS encoding MFS transporter, which yields MSGTLGTAATPPRAVPESGWTPRLVLSLVSIAVVLEIVSISSTMASVAMMPIGEHFRTDQIAWVTTAYLLAAAVACPLAGKLADIHGKRKVFLICMGIAAVGALVSAVAPSFLILVVGRALFGVLIACMFLGFSLMRDVFPPGTLALAVSLAAGGMGLMTIPSPFITGVLVDAWGFRSIFWFLFVALIVMAPLVVLTTDETPVRNPARLDLVGAAMLGGGLAAILAGISFGPSWGWTDAGTLGLIVGGLVVIAVWVPSALRTTDPIVDLRFFRRGPMLRICLSAGLAYGAISLYATLIPIMSMTPSVLGLGYGFGVDARGVGLIQIPMGVGSVVGGIVVGRMLRTKFPTLTLAGGAAFMLAASIVTGFWHTGKPEVLFGILLFGLGMGATTASIPNLTIASVPPSVQASMSSMVQASQTLISSVLPVIAFAVLNSNVATVVEGYGFYADSGMTIAYLIGGVSALAAILVAMTLHRNRSATVARAVADSAPSDEVPDPLPKV from the coding sequence ATGTCAGGAACTCTCGGCACCGCGGCCACTCCGCCGCGCGCCGTCCCCGAAAGCGGCTGGACTCCGCGTCTCGTGCTGTCGCTGGTCTCCATCGCGGTGGTCCTCGAAATCGTCTCGATCAGTTCGACGATGGCCTCCGTCGCGATGATGCCCATCGGCGAGCACTTCAGGACCGATCAAATTGCTTGGGTGACAACCGCTTATCTCCTCGCGGCAGCGGTGGCGTGCCCGCTGGCCGGCAAGCTCGCCGACATCCACGGCAAGCGCAAGGTTTTCCTGATCTGCATGGGTATCGCCGCCGTGGGCGCCCTGGTGTCGGCGGTGGCGCCGAGCTTCCTGATCCTCGTCGTCGGCCGCGCGCTGTTCGGTGTCCTCATCGCCTGCATGTTCCTGGGTTTCTCCCTCATGCGAGACGTCTTCCCGCCCGGGACCCTGGCGTTGGCAGTGAGCCTCGCCGCCGGCGGAATGGGCCTGATGACGATTCCGTCGCCGTTCATCACCGGCGTGCTGGTGGACGCATGGGGATTCCGCTCGATCTTCTGGTTCCTGTTCGTCGCACTGATCGTCATGGCACCGTTGGTGGTGCTCACAACGGACGAGACGCCGGTCCGCAACCCGGCGCGCCTCGACTTGGTCGGTGCGGCCATGCTCGGCGGCGGACTGGCGGCGATCCTCGCCGGCATCAGCTTCGGACCGTCGTGGGGCTGGACCGACGCCGGCACTCTGGGACTGATCGTGGGCGGGCTCGTCGTGATCGCGGTGTGGGTGCCGTCGGCGCTGCGCACCACCGATCCGATCGTCGATCTCCGGTTCTTCCGTCGCGGCCCGATGCTGCGCATCTGCCTCTCGGCCGGTCTCGCGTACGGCGCGATCTCGCTGTACGCCACGCTGATTCCGATCATGAGCATGACGCCGTCGGTCCTCGGCCTCGGCTACGGATTCGGTGTGGACGCGAGGGGCGTAGGCCTCATCCAGATCCCGATGGGAGTCGGCAGCGTCGTCGGCGGCATCGTGGTGGGCCGGATGCTGCGCACCAAGTTCCCGACCCTGACGCTCGCCGGCGGTGCGGCGTTCATGCTGGCCGCATCGATCGTGACCGGGTTCTGGCACACCGGCAAGCCCGAAGTCCTCTTCGGCATCCTGCTGTTCGGACTCGGCATGGGCGCCACCACCGCGTCGATCCCGAACCTCACCATCGCCTCCGTGCCGCCGTCGGTGCAGGCGTCGATGTCGAGCATGGTGCAGGCGTCGCAGACGCTGATCTCCTCGGTGCTACCGGTGATCGCGTTCGCCGTCCTCAACTCGAACGTCGCGACGGTGGTGGAGGGATACGGCTTCTACGCCGACAGCGGCATGACGATCGCGTACCTGATCGGTGGAGTATCCGCGCTGGCAGCGATTCTCGTGGCGATGACGCTGCACCGGAATCGGAGCGCAACAGTCGCCCGCGCGGTGGCCGATTCGGCCCCGAGCGACGAAGTTCCGGATCCGCTACCGAAGGTCTGA
- a CDS encoding LLM class F420-dependent oxidoreductase, translated as MDLRIFTEPQQGATYDDLLTVARAAEQFGYDAFFRSDHYLAMNVEGLPGPTDAWITLAGLARDTSTIRLGTLVTSATFRYPGPLAISVAQVDAMSGGRVELGLGAGWYEEEHRAYGIPFPSLGERFDRLEESLAVITGLWETPVGETFSHAGTHFPVSDSPALPKPVQSPRPPIVMGGMGKKRTPAMTARYADEFNLPFVSIEDTVAQFGRVREACRAVDRDPDSLVYSSALVLCCGRTEEEIARRAERIGREVDELRENGLAGTPAELVDKIGRYREAGTQRIYLQTLDLADLDHLELVASEVMPQLG; from the coding sequence ATGGACCTGAGAATCTTCACCGAACCGCAGCAGGGTGCCACGTACGACGATCTCCTCACGGTGGCGCGGGCCGCCGAACAGTTCGGGTACGACGCCTTCTTCCGGTCCGACCACTACCTGGCCATGAACGTGGAAGGACTCCCGGGACCCACCGACGCGTGGATCACGCTCGCCGGCCTCGCCCGGGACACCTCCACGATCCGGCTCGGCACCCTGGTGACGTCGGCGACGTTCCGCTACCCCGGACCGCTCGCGATCTCGGTGGCGCAGGTGGACGCGATGAGCGGCGGACGCGTCGAACTCGGTCTGGGTGCCGGCTGGTACGAGGAGGAGCACCGCGCCTACGGCATCCCGTTCCCGTCCCTCGGGGAACGGTTCGATCGCCTCGAGGAGTCCCTCGCCGTCATCACCGGGCTGTGGGAGACGCCGGTGGGTGAGACCTTCAGCCACGCGGGCACGCATTTCCCCGTCAGCGACTCGCCCGCGCTGCCGAAGCCGGTGCAGTCGCCGCGGCCCCCCATCGTGATGGGCGGGATGGGGAAGAAGCGGACCCCGGCGATGACCGCGCGGTACGCCGACGAGTTCAACCTGCCGTTCGTGTCGATCGAGGACACCGTCGCGCAGTTCGGGCGCGTCCGGGAGGCGTGCCGGGCGGTCGACCGCGATCCGGACTCACTCGTCTACTCCAGCGCGCTGGTCCTGTGCTGCGGCCGCACCGAGGAGGAGATCGCGCGGCGAGCCGAGCGGATCGGGCGCGAGGTGGACGAGCTTCGCGAGAACGGCCTGGCCGGCACCCCCGCGGAACTGGTCGACAAGATCGGCCGCTACCGCGAAGCCGGAACGCAGCGGATCTACCTGCAGACCCTCGATCTGGCCGACCTGGATCACCTCGAGCTGGTCGCGTCGGAGGTCATGCCCCAGCTCGGGTGA
- a CDS encoding rhodanese-like domain-containing protein, whose amino-acid sequence MTMPHVPTVSVAELPTEPTGATVLLDVREDDEWELGHAPHAQHIPVVDVPARTDEIDIDAEVYVVCRQGGRSVIVVEYLNSIGFDAYHVAGGMVAWQQAGLPLTADGDPGSAKIY is encoded by the coding sequence GTGACGATGCCGCACGTTCCCACCGTCTCCGTGGCGGAGCTTCCGACGGAGCCCACCGGGGCGACCGTGTTGCTGGACGTGCGCGAGGACGATGAGTGGGAGCTCGGACACGCACCGCACGCACAGCACATCCCCGTCGTCGACGTTCCGGCCCGCACCGACGAGATCGACATCGATGCCGAGGTGTACGTCGTGTGCCGCCAGGGAGGCCGGTCGGTCATCGTGGTGGAGTACCTCAACAGCATCGGCTTCGACGCCTACCACGTCGCCGGCGGGATGGTCGCGTGGCAGCAGGCCGGCTTGCCGTTGACCGCCGACGGCGACCCCGGGTCGGCGAAGATCTACTAG
- a CDS encoding DUF4328 domain-containing protein — translation MSVVQVCARCGSRWPVAAAPAQWCPRCQGVLLAPFDTARPAAPAGRNFRWVARSAYPLPVRRRSSGGAGPTPRYTQVSRWGLLDPPPPERDERLTRTETAADLAPTLLACAALVFALAAVSEAFRYGLLVFNRSHLVDPLVVAVSDSLVWATQLSAPLVAVAAAVASACRLVVLRRTVFAARGLSDPRSPRSIAVGVLVPVVNLAMPGVYLTEIAGDDHRTLVTIRIWWATWIGNGALVVVGVLSRNRDGLQAQADGVLSAAVTSAVAAATALLTLLVVRRFEGRDLWGRRRRGARWINVPPPETAEKAAVG, via the coding sequence ATGAGCGTCGTCCAGGTCTGCGCCCGCTGCGGGTCCCGGTGGCCGGTGGCCGCCGCACCCGCGCAGTGGTGCCCGCGCTGCCAGGGCGTACTACTCGCTCCGTTCGACACCGCGCGGCCGGCGGCACCCGCGGGGCGCAACTTCCGCTGGGTCGCCCGCAGTGCGTACCCGCTGCCCGTTCGCCGGCGCAGCTCCGGCGGGGCCGGCCCCACTCCGCGCTACACCCAGGTATCGCGGTGGGGACTGCTCGATCCGCCTCCGCCCGAGCGCGACGAGCGACTAACTCGCACCGAGACGGCGGCCGATCTGGCGCCCACCCTGCTGGCGTGCGCGGCACTCGTATTCGCCCTCGCCGCGGTGTCCGAGGCGTTCCGCTACGGACTGCTGGTGTTCAACCGGAGCCACCTCGTCGACCCGCTGGTGGTCGCTGTATCCGATTCGCTGGTGTGGGCGACGCAGCTGTCGGCGCCGCTGGTGGCGGTGGCCGCCGCCGTCGCGTCCGCGTGCCGCCTGGTGGTGCTGCGCCGCACCGTGTTCGCGGCACGCGGGTTGTCCGACCCGCGCTCGCCGCGCTCGATCGCGGTGGGGGTGCTCGTGCCGGTCGTCAACCTCGCGATGCCCGGTGTCTACCTCACCGAGATCGCCGGGGACGATCACCGCACCCTCGTGACGATCCGTATCTGGTGGGCGACCTGGATCGGCAACGGTGCGCTCGTGGTCGTCGGTGTGCTCTCGCGCAACCGCGACGGCCTCCAGGCCCAGGCGGACGGCGTGCTGTCGGCCGCGGTCACCTCCGCCGTCGCCGCCGCGACTGCGCTGCTCACTCTGCTCGTGGTGCGTCGGTTCGAGGGACGGGATCTGTGGGGACGTCGCCGTCGCGGCGCGCGCTGGATCAACGTGCCCCCGCCCGAAACCGCGGAGAAGGCGGCGGTGGGATGA
- a CDS encoding glycerophosphodiester phosphodiesterase, whose product MSPDRRGPLVVAHRGASGIRAEHTLAAYELALEEGADGLECDVRLTRDGHLVCVHDRRVDRTSSGTGVVSEMTLESLGELDYGDGHEPAGLLTLSQLIELTLSWTSRPTKLFIETKHPVRYGGLVESKVLAELSRYGLAAPPSADHSRAVVMSFAASAVWRIRRSAPLLPTVLLGDASRYLGGGAATTVGATAVGPSIRTLREHPEIVDKAAAAGRATYCWTVDDRADVALCRELGVDWVATNHPGRTKKLLGG is encoded by the coding sequence ATGAGTCCGGACAGGCGTGGTCCGCTCGTGGTGGCGCACCGCGGTGCGTCGGGGATCCGGGCCGAGCACACCCTCGCCGCCTACGAGTTGGCGCTCGAGGAGGGCGCCGACGGTCTCGAATGCGACGTCCGGCTCACCCGGGACGGACACCTGGTGTGCGTCCACGATCGTCGCGTGGACCGCACATCCTCCGGCACCGGTGTCGTCAGCGAGATGACGCTCGAGTCGCTGGGGGAACTCGACTACGGCGACGGCCACGAGCCGGCCGGACTGCTGACCCTGTCCCAGCTCATCGAGCTCACCCTGAGCTGGACGTCCCGCCCGACCAAGCTCTTCATCGAGACCAAGCACCCCGTGCGCTACGGCGGACTCGTCGAGAGCAAAGTGCTGGCCGAGCTGTCCCGGTACGGGCTCGCCGCGCCCCCGTCCGCGGATCACTCTCGCGCGGTGGTGATGTCGTTCGCGGCGTCGGCGGTGTGGCGGATCCGCCGGTCGGCACCGTTGCTGCCCACGGTGCTGCTCGGGGACGCGTCGCGCTACCTCGGCGGCGGCGCGGCGACCACCGTCGGCGCCACGGCCGTCGGGCCGTCGATCAGGACACTGCGCGAGCACCCGGAGATCGTCGACAAGGCGGCGGCCGCGGGCCGGGCGACGTACTGCTGGACCGTCGACGACCGCGCGGACGTCGCGCTGTGCAGGGAACTCGGCGTCGACTGGGTCGCCACCAACCATCCGGGACGCACCAAGAAATTGCTGGGCGGCTGA
- a CDS encoding DUF5926 family protein, translated as MGKKSKRNSGPKPDSNRAAKLEQRRLEREAEVAAPTRPFEGLAAECDLVALREFVPSALVELPVRDADKPVTAATVLPGAVAALVRDESGAAGRYVGLQVQAHTADPGADLGAAVSWAQAAEPGSSLAFADPGSEGPRLADVLVADALPKITVHQNFDWWIPEGVEPTADVAATVQQANMAIMPSARVEADGVVAAWWVDAGERAHLRWVRPEDEDTLMLALARVHAAGGLHLGEGSRFAGSFRTHGLLVPVFDLDREKHPDEWAGPTAELGKRLADALAVDAPLTGAEVRARDGLRGRQVTLR; from the coding sequence GTGGGTAAGAAGAGCAAGAGAAACAGTGGCCCCAAGCCGGACAGCAACCGCGCCGCGAAGCTCGAGCAGCGCCGTCTCGAGCGCGAGGCGGAGGTCGCCGCGCCGACCCGCCCGTTCGAGGGACTGGCCGCCGAGTGCGATCTGGTCGCCCTGCGGGAGTTCGTGCCGTCCGCGCTCGTCGAACTGCCGGTCCGCGACGCCGACAAGCCGGTGACCGCAGCCACCGTCCTGCCGGGCGCGGTCGCGGCGCTAGTCCGCGACGAGTCCGGTGCCGCCGGCCGCTACGTGGGACTGCAGGTGCAGGCCCACACCGCCGACCCCGGTGCCGACCTCGGCGCCGCGGTGAGCTGGGCACAGGCCGCCGAACCCGGCAGCTCGCTCGCGTTCGCCGATCCTGGCTCCGAGGGCCCGCGCCTGGCCGACGTCCTCGTCGCCGACGCGCTGCCCAAGATCACCGTGCACCAGAATTTCGACTGGTGGATCCCCGAGGGCGTCGAGCCGACCGCGGACGTGGCCGCGACGGTGCAGCAGGCCAACATGGCGATCATGCCGTCCGCCCGAGTGGAGGCGGACGGTGTCGTCGCCGCATGGTGGGTCGACGCCGGTGAGCGCGCCCACCTGCGGTGGGTCCGTCCGGAGGACGAGGACACGCTGATGCTCGCGCTCGCGCGCGTGCACGCCGCCGGTGGCCTGCACCTGGGCGAAGGCTCCCGGTTCGCCGGATCCTTCCGCACCCACGGGCTGCTCGTGCCGGTCTTCGATCTGGACCGCGAGAAGCATCCCGACGAGTGGGCCGGCCCCACCGCGGAGCTGGGCAAGCGCCTCGCGGATGCACTCGCCGTGGATGCGCCGCTCACCGGCGCCGAGGTCCGGGCCCGCGACGGCCTGCGTGGACGCCAGGTCACGCTGCGCTGA
- a CDS encoding ferritin, with translation MSAPDDSHRTKFHALLHDQIRNEFTSSHQYLATAVHFDNADLPQLAKYFYKQANDERNHAMMIIQYFLDRDIAVELTGVDPAKSHFEGAREPIALALAQEKAVTEQIVQLARTARDDGDYLGEQFMQWFLKEQVEEVARMTTLLTIADRAGSNLFDLEDFVAREMTSVDDASGAPPVAGGKI, from the coding sequence ATGAGTGCACCAGACGATTCGCATCGGACGAAATTCCACGCACTTCTCCACGACCAGATTCGAAACGAATTCACCTCGTCGCATCAGTACCTCGCGACCGCGGTGCATTTCGACAATGCGGATCTCCCGCAACTGGCCAAGTACTTCTACAAGCAGGCCAACGACGAGCGCAATCACGCGATGATGATCATCCAGTACTTCCTGGATCGCGACATCGCCGTCGAACTCACCGGCGTCGACCCGGCGAAGAGCCACTTCGAGGGGGCCCGGGAGCCGATCGCGCTGGCGCTCGCCCAGGAGAAGGCCGTCACCGAGCAGATCGTCCAGCTCGCCCGCACCGCCCGTGACGACGGCGACTACCTGGGTGAGCAGTTCATGCAGTGGTTCCTCAAGGAACAGGTCGAGGAGGTGGCCCGCATGACGACGCTGCTCACCATCGCCGACCGCGCCGGCTCCAATCTCTTCGACCTCGAGGACTTCGTGGCCCGCGAGATGACGAGTGTCGACGACGCTTCCGGAGCACCGCCGGTCGCCGGCGGGAAGATCTAG
- a CDS encoding ferritin, translating to MTEAAHTSEFHQLLQAQIRNEFTASQQYVAVAVYFDSQDLPQLAGRFYRQAAEERDHAMMMIQYLLDNDLPIAVPGIDEVVTDFASVREPVALAVAQEKNVTDQITRLARTARDTGDYLGEQFMQWFLKEQIEEVASMTTLLTIVDRAGDNLFNVEDFVAREMSSAVTADSTAPRIAGA from the coding sequence ATGACTGAAGCGGCACACACGAGCGAGTTCCACCAACTTCTGCAGGCCCAGATCCGTAACGAATTCACGGCATCGCAGCAGTACGTCGCCGTCGCCGTCTACTTCGATTCGCAGGATCTTCCGCAGCTCGCCGGCCGCTTCTACCGGCAGGCCGCCGAGGAACGCGACCACGCGATGATGATGATTCAGTACCTGCTCGACAACGACCTGCCGATCGCGGTGCCGGGAATCGACGAGGTGGTGACCGATTTCGCGTCGGTCCGCGAGCCGGTCGCGCTGGCCGTCGCCCAGGAGAAGAACGTCACCGACCAGATCACCCGACTCGCCCGTACGGCCCGCGACACCGGCGACTACCTGGGCGAACAGTTCATGCAGTGGTTCCTCAAGGAGCAAATCGAAGAGGTGGCCAGCATGACCACGCTGCTGACCATCGTCGATCGCGCGGGCGACAATCTGTTCAACGTCGAGGACTTCGTGGCGCGCGAGATGAGTTCCGCCGTGACCGCCGATTCCACCGCGCCGCGAATCGCCGGCGCCTGA
- a CDS encoding LCP family protein, with the protein MRRDGRPGPGADHAPPPARAWSQAPEPQAWSQAPAREQTPSREQAPAGGYAPTQQPRPYAEPRRIPPAPPRDLRPSPRNPQPPRPPATPGGPPKQRRPRRGRGGWLRRIALTLVVLLVASIGGLVLLDTRLNRIDALADYPGRLADTPGTNWLLVGSDSRAGLSADQDRALAAGGDIEGKRTDTIILIHVPKSGATTMVSIPRDSYVNIPGMGRGKINAAFAQEDGEQLLVQTVEEATGLRIDHYAEIGFGGFAGIVDALGGVNMCVPYPIDDPLAGIDLQEGCQNLDGPQALGFVRSRATALADLDRMNNQRAFMSALLKKATSPTTLINPLRLWPTLSKTAGSLQVDDGDHLWNLAGLAWALRGKMITTTVPVGGFDVVDGWGDVLLWDREKASEFFGALANDRPVPQSLVTGAP; encoded by the coding sequence ATCCGCCGCGACGGCCGTCCGGGCCCCGGAGCCGATCACGCCCCGCCGCCGGCGCGCGCCTGGTCGCAGGCACCCGAACCGCAGGCCTGGTCGCAGGCACCGGCCCGTGAGCAGACGCCGTCACGCGAGCAGGCGCCGGCCGGCGGGTACGCGCCCACCCAGCAGCCGCGTCCGTACGCCGAGCCGCGCCGGATCCCCCCGGCGCCGCCGCGGGACCTCCGGCCGTCGCCGCGCAACCCGCAGCCGCCACGCCCACCCGCGACCCCGGGTGGGCCGCCGAAGCAACGCCGGCCCCGACGAGGGCGCGGCGGGTGGCTGCGGCGCATCGCGCTCACCCTGGTCGTGCTGCTGGTGGCGTCGATCGGCGGCCTGGTCCTTCTCGACACCAGACTGAACCGCATCGACGCGCTCGCGGACTACCCCGGACGCCTCGCCGACACCCCGGGCACCAATTGGCTGCTGGTCGGCTCGGACAGCCGGGCCGGGCTCTCCGCCGACCAGGACCGCGCTCTCGCGGCGGGCGGCGACATCGAGGGCAAGCGCACCGACACCATCATCCTGATCCACGTTCCCAAGAGCGGCGCCACGACGATGGTGTCGATTCCCCGCGACTCGTACGTGAACATCCCCGGGATGGGGCGCGGGAAGATCAACGCGGCCTTCGCGCAGGAAGACGGCGAACAGCTGCTGGTACAGACGGTGGAGGAGGCGACCGGCCTGCGCATCGATCACTACGCGGAGATCGGCTTCGGCGGTTTCGCCGGCATCGTCGACGCGCTCGGGGGCGTGAACATGTGCGTCCCCTACCCGATCGACGATCCCCTCGCGGGGATCGACCTGCAGGAGGGCTGCCAGAACCTCGACGGCCCGCAGGCGCTCGGTTTCGTCCGCAGTCGCGCCACCGCGCTGGCCGATCTGGATCGGATGAACAACCAGCGCGCGTTCATGAGTGCCCTGCTGAAGAAGGCCACGTCGCCGACGACCCTGATCAATCCGCTGCGCCTGTGGCCGACGCTGTCGAAGACGGCCGGCTCACTGCAGGTGGACGACGGCGACCACCTGTGGAATCTCGCGGGCCTGGCCTGGGCGCTGCGCGGCAAGATGATCACCACCACGGTTCCGGTCGGTGGATTCGACGTCGTCGACGGGTGGGGTGACGTTCTGTTGTGGGATCGGGAAAAGGCGTCCGAATTCTTCGGTGCACTCGCAAATGATCGTCCGGTGCCGCAGAGCCTGGTGACCGGCGCACCGTGA
- a CDS encoding CPBP family intramembrane glutamic endopeptidase: MITRTTVDSWLRPGTPPQPDPPPDARERRALWFEITIVLLVTFGLNGVYSALSLLESVLQPGGLSEQAVALNPSRSTQSFIDLARQLLGVVKLAAWAALGLYLLWRSGLGPRRIGLGARQVRDGTLAGVGLAALIGLPGLVFYLAAVALDMNLTVMPSTIDDHWWRLPVLVLWAIANSAAEEILVVAYLISRLRRLGWSENSSLLASALLRGSYHLYQGLGGGLGNILMGLIFGRYWQRTGKLWPLVIAHALIDAVAFVGYALLRGHLSWLP; encoded by the coding sequence GTGATCACCCGCACCACCGTCGACTCGTGGCTCCGGCCGGGCACGCCGCCGCAACCTGACCCGCCGCCCGACGCGCGGGAGCGGCGCGCCCTGTGGTTCGAGATCACCATCGTCCTGCTGGTCACCTTCGGTCTCAACGGCGTGTACAGCGCGTTGTCGCTCCTCGAGTCGGTGCTCCAGCCCGGCGGGCTGTCCGAGCAGGCCGTCGCGCTCAATCCGTCCCGCTCGACGCAGTCGTTCATCGACCTGGCCCGGCAGCTGCTCGGTGTCGTCAAACTCGCGGCATGGGCGGCTCTGGGGCTGTACCTGCTGTGGCGCAGCGGCCTCGGTCCGCGGCGGATCGGCCTCGGAGCCCGCCAGGTGCGCGACGGCACGCTCGCCGGCGTGGGGCTCGCCGCCCTCATCGGCCTGCCCGGGCTGGTGTTCTACCTCGCCGCCGTCGCGCTCGACATGAACCTCACGGTGATGCCCAGCACCATCGACGACCACTGGTGGCGGCTGCCGGTGCTGGTGCTGTGGGCGATCGCCAACTCGGCCGCCGAGGAGATCCTGGTGGTCGCGTACCTGATCTCGCGGCTGCGCCGGCTGGGCTGGAGCGAGAACTCGTCGCTGCTGGCATCGGCGCTGCTGCGCGGCAGCTACCACCTCTACCAGGGGCTCGGCGGCGGACTCGGGAACATCCTCATGGGGCTGATCTTCGGCCGGTACTGGCAGCGGACCGGCAAGCTGTGGCCGCTCGTGATCGCGCACGCCCTCATCGACGCGGTCGCATTCGTCGGATATGCGCTGCTGCGCGGGCACCTGTCGTGGCTGCCGTGA